Proteins encoded within one genomic window of Myxococcaceae bacterium JPH2:
- a CDS encoding peptidylprolyl isomerase has translation MGMMEEARSGKELFATFDTTEGKVVVKLFSKDAPKTVENFVGLATGEKTWKNPATNAQETGKSLYNGTIFHRCIGNFMIQGGDPLGRGTGGPGYNFEDEFQSGRRFDKKGLLAMANRGPNTNGSQFFITVVPTPHLNNGHTIFGEVVQGYEVVDRIANELPKDHNDRPKKDVKINTLTISTSQP, from the coding sequence ATGGGAATGATGGAAGAGGCCCGCTCGGGCAAGGAGCTGTTCGCCACCTTCGACACCACCGAGGGCAAGGTGGTGGTGAAGCTGTTCAGCAAGGACGCGCCCAAGACGGTGGAGAACTTCGTGGGCCTGGCCACGGGCGAGAAGACCTGGAAGAACCCGGCCACGAACGCCCAGGAGACGGGCAAGTCCCTGTATAACGGGACGATCTTCCACCGCTGCATCGGCAACTTCATGATTCAGGGCGGCGATCCGCTCGGCCGGGGCACGGGTGGCCCGGGCTATAACTTCGAGGACGAGTTCCAGAGCGGCCGCCGCTTTGACAAGAAGGGCCTGCTCGCCATGGCGAACCGGGGCCCCAACACCAACGGCAGCCAGTTCTTCATCACCGTGGTGCCCACGCCGCACCTGAACAACGGCCACACCATCTTCGGGGAGGTCGTCCAGGGCTACGAGGTGGTGGACCGGATTGCCAACGAGCTGCCGAAGGATCACAACGACCGTCCCAAGAAGGACGTGAAGATCAACACGCTGACCATCTCGACGTCGCAGCCGTAA
- a CDS encoding peptidylprolyl isomerase has translation MHRFLGVAVALVAAVALAGAPPAAGKWTQKVQAGQELFATLKTSEGAIVVRLFSKDAPKTVANFVGLATGEKEWRDPKSGAMSKKPLYDGTVFHRVIPDFMIQGGDPTGTGMGNPGYRFEDEFQSGRRFDKKGLLAMANGGPNSNGSQFFITVSTPDYLSGRHTIFGEVVQGYDVAEKIAHVKRDGRDRPQTPVVISQVVLSDKGPKGVSGPKATGTSKPQAGAKP, from the coding sequence ATGCACCGCTTCCTGGGAGTCGCCGTCGCGTTGGTCGCCGCCGTGGCGCTGGCGGGAGCCCCGCCTGCCGCGGGCAAGTGGACCCAGAAGGTCCAGGCGGGCCAGGAGCTGTTCGCCACCCTCAAGACGAGCGAGGGCGCCATCGTCGTCCGGCTGTTCTCCAAGGACGCCCCCAAGACGGTGGCCAACTTCGTGGGGCTGGCCACGGGCGAGAAGGAGTGGCGCGACCCGAAGTCGGGCGCCATGTCCAAGAAGCCCCTCTATGACGGCACCGTGTTCCACCGCGTCATCCCCGACTTCATGATTCAGGGCGGTGACCCCACCGGCACTGGCATGGGGAACCCGGGCTACCGCTTCGAGGACGAGTTCCAGAGCGGCCGCCGCTTCGACAAGAAGGGCCTCCTGGCCATGGCCAACGGAGGCCCCAACTCCAACGGCAGCCAGTTCTTCATCACCGTCTCCACGCCGGACTACCTGTCGGGTCGGCACACCATCTTCGGGGAGGTCGTCCAGGGTTACGACGTGGCGGAGAAGATCGCCCACGTGAAGCGCGACGGACGGGACCGCCCCCAGACGCCGGTGGTCATCTCCCAGGTGGTGCTGAGCGACAAGGGCCCCAAGGGCGTGAGCGGACCCAAGGCGACCGGGACCAGCAAGCCCCAGGCGGGCGCCAAGCCGTAG
- a CDS encoding PQQ-binding-like beta-propeller repeat protein produces the protein MKQLTWWKRWVGGAAAVGLLGACGSVPLYGNPELPRAPRQPPVSFFEIDWWTPLVKPPLLEYAPREFASPAFDPDSRHVVALTRDGIARGLTPDGKVVWSVETGIRFNAGAHIQNGVAYVPGGNGILYAIDVRTGSVKWKYAAGESLATVPVVADGLVLVVSESDTLFAVKADDGQWAWQYRRDPPSGFTIHGACRPLVHDETAYLGFSDGYLVALKTSDGSVTWEKSLAGGGTEFLDVDTTPVLDEAGHLYVASYKGGLYALDAETGDLVWNTAVEGITSLLARGQVLFASGDGRVEAFLGENGKRIWTLKLGERAGYAPVFARGMLLVPVQRALLFVDPVTGQSRLSWNPGDGISATPYVQGSKVFVLSNNGYLYSMDIKGTHG, from the coding sequence ATGAAGCAGCTCACGTGGTGGAAGCGTTGGGTGGGTGGCGCCGCGGCGGTTGGATTGCTGGGCGCGTGCGGTTCGGTGCCGCTGTACGGAAACCCGGAGCTGCCCCGGGCGCCCCGTCAGCCACCGGTGAGCTTCTTCGAGATCGACTGGTGGACGCCGCTCGTCAAGCCACCGCTGCTCGAGTACGCGCCGCGCGAGTTCGCCTCGCCGGCATTCGATCCCGACAGCCGCCATGTGGTGGCGCTCACGCGAGACGGCATCGCCCGCGGGCTCACGCCTGACGGCAAGGTCGTCTGGAGCGTGGAGACGGGCATCCGCTTCAACGCGGGCGCGCACATCCAGAACGGCGTGGCCTACGTTCCGGGCGGCAACGGCATCCTCTACGCCATCGATGTCCGCACGGGCTCGGTGAAGTGGAAGTACGCCGCAGGCGAGTCGCTCGCCACGGTGCCCGTCGTCGCGGACGGACTCGTCCTGGTGGTGTCGGAGAGCGACACCCTGTTCGCGGTGAAGGCGGACGATGGACAGTGGGCCTGGCAGTACCGCCGGGATCCGCCCTCGGGCTTCACCATCCATGGCGCGTGCCGGCCGTTGGTGCATGACGAGACGGCCTACCTCGGGTTCTCCGATGGCTACCTCGTCGCGCTGAAGACGTCCGACGGCAGCGTGACGTGGGAGAAGTCCCTGGCCGGCGGCGGCACCGAGTTCCTGGACGTGGACACCACGCCGGTGCTCGACGAGGCCGGTCACCTGTACGTCGCGTCGTACAAGGGCGGGCTGTACGCCCTGGATGCGGAGACGGGCGACCTCGTCTGGAACACGGCGGTGGAGGGCATCACCTCGCTGCTCGCTCGGGGGCAGGTCCTGTTCGCCAGCGGGGACGGCCGGGTGGAGGCCTTCCTGGGTGAGAACGGCAAGCGCATCTGGACGCTGAAGCTCGGGGAACGCGCGGGCTATGCGCCCGTGTTCGCCAGGGGAATGCTGCTCGTTCCCGTTCAGCGCGCGCTGCTCTTCGTGGATCCGGTGACGGGCCAGTCCCGGCTCTCGTGGAACCCGGGCGATGGCATCTCGGCCACCCCCTACGTGCAGGGCAGCAAGGTGTTCGTGCTCTCGAACAACGGCTACCTGTACTCCATGGACATCAAGGGGACGCACGGTTGA
- the era gene encoding GTPase Era: protein MSPQQKYRAGFAALIGRPNVGKSTLLNALTGEKIAIVSPKPQTTRNRILGVVTRPEGQVAFLDTPGIHQAKGELNRYMVEVALSAAEEVDLVLFLIEPPAGETPDVSPGNRAVLERLQKIGKPTFLVINKIDSVPKQQLLPLIELYRHQFPFAEVVPVSAREGDGVEHLFTTVLSHLPEGERLFDEDMLTDQQERVLVSEYIREQVLRHCRQEIPYSTAVMVDVFDESEREPRPGTPPGQLGGLIRIAASIYVERDSQKAIIIGKKGQMLKVIGTDARKSVQRLLGAHVYLDLRVRVEPRWSERPEGLKKLGYE from the coding sequence ATGTCCCCCCAGCAGAAATATCGCGCCGGCTTCGCCGCGCTCATTGGTCGCCCCAACGTGGGCAAGAGCACGTTGCTCAACGCGCTCACGGGCGAGAAGATCGCCATCGTCTCGCCCAAGCCGCAGACCACCCGCAACCGCATCCTGGGCGTGGTGACGCGGCCCGAGGGCCAGGTGGCCTTCCTCGACACGCCCGGCATCCACCAGGCGAAGGGCGAGCTGAACCGCTACATGGTCGAGGTCGCCCTCTCGGCGGCCGAGGAAGTGGACCTGGTCCTCTTCCTCATCGAGCCCCCCGCGGGCGAGACGCCGGATGTGAGCCCGGGCAACCGGGCCGTCCTGGAGCGGCTCCAGAAAATCGGCAAGCCGACCTTCCTCGTCATCAACAAGATCGACTCGGTCCCCAAGCAGCAGCTCCTGCCGCTCATCGAGCTGTACCGCCACCAGTTCCCGTTCGCGGAGGTGGTGCCGGTGTCCGCCCGCGAGGGCGACGGCGTGGAGCACCTCTTCACGACGGTGCTGAGCCACCTGCCCGAGGGCGAGCGGCTCTTCGACGAGGACATGCTCACGGACCAGCAGGAGCGCGTGCTGGTGAGCGAGTACATCCGCGAGCAGGTGCTGCGTCACTGCCGCCAGGAGATTCCGTACTCCACGGCGGTGATGGTGGACGTGTTCGACGAGTCCGAGCGCGAGCCGCGTCCGGGCACGCCCCCCGGGCAACTGGGCGGGCTCATCCGCATCGCCGCGTCCATCTACGTGGAGCGCGACAGCCAGAAGGCCATCATCATCGGCAAGAAGGGCCAGATGCTGAAGGTCATCGGCACGGACGCGCGCAAGTCGGTGCAGCGCCTGCTGGGCGCGCACGTCTACCTGGACCTGCGCGTGCGAGTGGAGCCTCGGTGGAGCGAGCGCCCCGAGGGTCTCAAGAAGCTGGGTTACGAGTGA
- the rnc gene encoding ribonuclease III: protein MPPAERVQALEVRLGVTFARLELGLEAITHKTYVNENREQNLKDNQRLEFLGDTVVNLAVSHRLMERCPGVPEGELTKMRARIVHEEGLARVARSIPLGDLLLLGRGEALSGGRDKNSLLADALEAVFGAVYLNGGLEPAVSLVDRYFAEMLDEVSSGAGRLDYKTLLQELAHERLKASPRYRVVSESGPEHSKLFEVEVSIAEVIYARATGRSKKEAEQSAARATMERLKVTADSPVLPGPPPGSMEAPLEVPRGDSPA, encoded by the coding sequence ATGCCCCCGGCCGAGCGGGTCCAGGCCCTCGAGGTGCGCCTGGGCGTGACGTTCGCTCGCCTCGAGCTGGGGCTGGAGGCCATCACCCACAAGACGTACGTCAACGAGAACCGCGAGCAGAACCTCAAGGACAACCAGCGCCTGGAGTTCCTCGGGGACACGGTGGTGAACCTGGCCGTGAGTCACCGGCTCATGGAGCGCTGCCCCGGGGTGCCCGAGGGCGAGCTGACCAAGATGCGCGCCCGCATCGTCCACGAGGAGGGGCTGGCCCGGGTGGCGCGCTCCATCCCGCTGGGCGACCTGCTCCTGTTGGGCCGCGGCGAGGCGCTCTCGGGCGGGCGGGACAAGAACTCGCTCCTGGCGGACGCGCTGGAGGCCGTGTTCGGGGCCGTGTACCTGAACGGGGGCCTGGAGCCGGCGGTGTCGCTCGTGGACCGGTACTTCGCGGAGATGCTGGACGAGGTGTCCTCGGGAGCCGGGCGGCTGGACTACAAGACGCTGCTCCAGGAGCTGGCGCACGAGCGGCTGAAGGCCTCGCCGCGCTACCGGGTGGTGTCCGAGTCTGGACCCGAACACTCGAAGCTGTTCGAGGTCGAGGTCAGCATCGCCGAGGTCATCTACGCGCGGGCGACGGGGCGCAGCAAGAAGGAGGCGGAGCAGTCCGCGGCGCGCGCCACGATGGAGCGACTCAAGGTCACGGCGGACTCGCCGGTGCTCCCAGGCCCTCCGCCCGGGAGCATGGAGGCTCCCCTGGAAGTCCCACGAGGTGACAGCCCGGCGTGA
- a CDS encoding DUF3014 domain-containing protein, protein MNEPNFVKPPGDTPEADAAIQPARSSRAMAMGTVAALAVLALVGSYFGLRRDAETQPEETPTTPAPVPAAPPAEVPVAAASLPDSDGRVRELVGKLSLEAELAKWLQEKDLIRRFTAAVSNIADGESPRTVLGFLAPPGAFEVNEARGAATTIHPRTYARYDAVARVLGTIDARGSGLVFRELHPLMDQAYAEIAPPGQTFDQALSRAIAAMLAVPVSENPVEVQAQGALYVYAAPELEGLSRAQKHLLRMGPANVRTIQAKLRELQAELKLPVTGR, encoded by the coding sequence ATGAATGAGCCCAACTTCGTGAAGCCCCCCGGTGACACCCCCGAGGCCGATGCCGCCATCCAGCCGGCTCGGTCATCCCGGGCCATGGCGATGGGAACCGTGGCAGCGCTCGCGGTGCTTGCCTTGGTCGGCTCGTACTTCGGGCTGCGTCGCGATGCCGAGACTCAGCCCGAAGAGACGCCAACCACGCCGGCCCCAGTGCCCGCTGCGCCGCCAGCCGAGGTTCCGGTCGCCGCGGCCTCGCTGCCGGATAGCGACGGCCGAGTCCGAGAGCTGGTGGGCAAGCTGTCGCTGGAGGCGGAGCTGGCGAAGTGGCTCCAAGAGAAGGACCTGATCCGGCGGTTCACGGCGGCCGTCAGCAACATCGCGGACGGCGAGAGCCCGCGGACGGTGCTCGGGTTCCTGGCGCCCCCGGGGGCCTTCGAGGTGAACGAGGCCCGAGGTGCGGCGACCACGATCCATCCGCGGACCTACGCACGCTACGACGCCGTGGCCCGGGTTCTGGGGACGATCGACGCGCGCGGTTCGGGGCTGGTGTTCCGCGAACTGCATCCGCTGATGGATCAGGCCTACGCGGAGATCGCGCCGCCGGGTCAGACGTTTGACCAGGCGCTGTCGCGGGCCATCGCGGCGATGCTGGCCGTGCCTGTGTCCGAGAACCCGGTGGAGGTCCAGGCCCAGGGCGCGCTGTACGTCTACGCGGCGCCGGAGCTGGAGGGGCTCAGCCGAGCCCAGAAGCACTTGCTGCGCATGGGCCCGGCGAACGTCCGGACCATCCAGGCGAAGCTGCGGGAACTCCAGGCCGAGCTGAAGCTCCCGGTCACGGGCCGGTAG
- a CDS encoding (deoxy)nucleoside triphosphate pyrophosphohydrolase, which produces MTAPAPRTVRVVAALIPQPGQPQRFLVQQRLPGGSRALLWEFPGGKVERGESDEAALARECREELDVELRVGPRLWEGRHAYPDLTVELALYGATLVSGEPRPLGAQALAFHTPTEMQALPFCEADVPLLDELLAGRLGTPA; this is translated from the coding sequence TTGACAGCCCCCGCGCCCAGGACGGTGCGGGTGGTGGCGGCCCTGATTCCCCAGCCGGGCCAGCCCCAGCGCTTCCTGGTGCAGCAGCGCTTGCCTGGCGGAAGCCGGGCGCTGCTGTGGGAGTTCCCGGGAGGCAAGGTGGAGCGCGGAGAGTCCGACGAGGCCGCGCTCGCCCGGGAGTGCCGCGAGGAACTGGACGTGGAGCTGCGCGTGGGACCGCGCCTCTGGGAGGGGCGCCACGCGTATCCCGACCTGACGGTGGAGTTGGCGCTGTACGGCGCGACGCTCGTCTCGGGTGAGCCCCGGCCGCTCGGCGCCCAGGCGCTCGCGTTCCACACGCCCACGGAGATGCAGGCCCTGCCGTTCTGCGAGGCGGACGTGCCGCTCCTGGATGAACTCCTGGCCGGAAGGTTGGGCACCCCCGCTTGA
- the der gene encoding ribosome biogenesis GTPase Der: protein MKPLVAIVGRPNVGKSTLFNRLAGRRIALVEDLPGVTRDRHYADAEWADRAFTLIDTGGFVPGEKDTLLAQVREQAQLAVEECDAIIFVADARVGLTSDDEAVASYLRKSGKPVVVAANKLDNESGQMQALAAEFFRVGLGEVQAISAEHNLGVASLMDAVVAKLPPKEEGEDAEAPPDDGTIRVAIIGRPNVGKSTLVNAILKEKRVVASDVPGTTRDPIDSAITYKEKKLILTDTAGIRRKKTIAHRVEQYSVVAAMKVLERSDVAVLLMDATEPAVDQDAKLAGLSADRGRALVIVVNKWDLVSTDKRKQDTYREDLKLALKFVGYAPVIFTSALTGSKVEKVVDLAVEMAEQFRFRAPTPQLNRLLEHMVDNNPAPIVRGKPLRLYYIAQVGIAPPTFALTCNVPEGVPDMYKRYITNQIRKTFDLRVPIRLLFRERPGKAKREARKKPHLVSKKSGKH from the coding sequence ATGAAGCCGCTGGTCGCCATCGTGGGACGCCCCAACGTGGGCAAGAGCACCCTGTTCAACCGCCTGGCGGGTCGTCGCATCGCGCTCGTGGAGGACCTGCCCGGCGTCACGCGGGACAGGCACTACGCCGACGCCGAGTGGGCGGACCGCGCCTTCACCCTCATCGACACGGGCGGGTTCGTCCCCGGTGAGAAGGACACCCTGCTGGCGCAGGTGCGCGAGCAGGCGCAGCTCGCCGTGGAGGAGTGCGACGCCATCATCTTCGTCGCCGACGCGCGCGTGGGCCTCACCTCGGATGACGAGGCGGTGGCGTCCTACCTGCGCAAGAGCGGCAAGCCCGTGGTGGTGGCCGCCAACAAGCTCGACAACGAGTCCGGGCAGATGCAGGCCCTGGCCGCCGAGTTCTTCCGCGTGGGACTGGGCGAGGTGCAGGCCATCTCCGCCGAGCACAACCTGGGCGTCGCCAGCCTGATGGACGCGGTGGTGGCGAAGCTGCCGCCCAAGGAAGAGGGCGAGGACGCGGAGGCGCCGCCCGACGACGGCACCATCCGCGTGGCCATCATCGGTCGGCCCAACGTGGGCAAGAGCACCCTGGTCAACGCGATCCTCAAGGAGAAGCGCGTGGTGGCCAGCGACGTGCCCGGCACCACGCGGGACCCCATCGACTCGGCCATCACCTACAAGGAAAAGAAGCTCATCCTCACGGACACCGCGGGCATCCGGCGCAAGAAGACCATCGCGCACCGCGTGGAGCAGTACTCCGTCGTCGCCGCCATGAAGGTGCTGGAGCGCAGCGACGTGGCCGTGCTGCTGATGGACGCCACCGAGCCCGCCGTGGATCAGGACGCCAAGCTGGCCGGCCTGTCGGCGGACCGCGGTCGGGCGCTCGTCATCGTGGTGAACAAGTGGGACCTGGTGTCCACGGACAAGCGCAAGCAGGACACCTACCGCGAGGACCTGAAGCTCGCCCTCAAGTTCGTGGGCTACGCGCCGGTCATCTTCACCTCGGCCCTCACGGGCTCCAAGGTGGAGAAGGTCGTGGACCTGGCGGTGGAGATGGCCGAGCAGTTCCGGTTCCGGGCCCCCACGCCCCAGCTCAACCGGCTACTGGAACACATGGTGGACAACAACCCGGCCCCCATTGTTCGCGGCAAACCCTTGCGCCTGTACTACATCGCCCAGGTGGGCATCGCGCCGCCCACCTTCGCCCTCACGTGCAACGTGCCCGAGGGCGTGCCGGACATGTACAAGCGGTACATCACCAACCAGATCCGCAAGACGTTCGACCTGCGGGTCCCCATCCGACTGCTGTTCCGAGAGCGACCGGGCAAGGCCAAGCGAGAGGCCCGCAAGAAGCCGCACCTGGTCAGTAAGAAGTCCGGGAAGCACTGA
- a CDS encoding tetratricopeptide repeat protein, with protein MAQQKTEKIRQRELRQPDAFQKVGAEARDWLMQRQKLLAIAAGVLVVGAVGVAIGSEVSKRGEEKATQGLGQALTVLDRPVTGVDAANPSDTEPPFKSVKEKDEAVVKSLTDFRKEHGGTRAATTAALPLGKAEFRLGNYDNALAAFGDFLKSAATNDPLRASAFEGQGYAYEAKGDHAKAIESFSQMDAADSGEYLAGMGQYHKARMLILDNKKEEAAQVLSKIPTDHPNSAAARQATERLAVLTAEGVKVPAPTPAATTTQDAG; from the coding sequence GTGGCCCAGCAGAAGACCGAGAAGATTCGCCAGCGTGAGCTCCGCCAGCCGGACGCCTTCCAGAAGGTCGGCGCCGAGGCGCGCGATTGGCTCATGCAGCGCCAGAAGCTCCTCGCCATCGCCGCGGGCGTGCTCGTGGTGGGCGCCGTGGGCGTTGCCATTGGCAGCGAGGTGTCCAAGCGTGGCGAGGAGAAGGCCACCCAGGGCCTCGGGCAGGCGCTGACCGTGCTGGACCGCCCGGTGACGGGTGTGGACGCCGCCAACCCCTCGGACACCGAGCCGCCCTTCAAGTCGGTGAAGGAGAAGGACGAGGCGGTGGTGAAGTCCCTCACGGACTTCCGCAAGGAGCACGGGGGCACCCGCGCCGCGACGACGGCGGCCCTGCCGCTGGGCAAGGCCGAGTTCCGGCTGGGCAACTACGACAACGCCCTGGCCGCCTTCGGTGACTTCCTCAAGTCCGCCGCCACCAATGATCCACTGCGCGCGAGCGCGTTCGAGGGTCAGGGCTACGCGTACGAGGCCAAGGGCGACCACGCGAAGGCCATCGAGTCGTTCAGCCAGATGGACGCGGCGGACTCCGGCGAGTACCTGGCCGGCATGGGCCAGTACCACAAGGCCCGCATGCTGATCCTGGACAACAAGAAGGAAGAGGCCGCGCAGGTGCTGTCCAAGATTCCCACGGACCACCCGAACAGCGCGGCGGCGCGCCAGGCCACGGAGCGGTTGGCGGTGCTGACCGCCGAGGGCGTGAAGGTTCCGGCGCCCACCCCCGCGGCGACGACGACGCAGGACGCGGGGTAG
- a CDS encoding ribonuclease H-like domain-containing protein, with the protein MLQRTFQHIPGVGPWREKDLWSRGIRTWDDFPEAGTGIAISRKSDDVARARIAQAREALARRDLHALAQLLPSREHWRLYPEFAQEAVYFDIETDGSKTQVPTVVSLFDASGLSVFVQGRNMDALPEAMAARRLWVTFNGSCFDVPVLKDYFGPGRFPAPAAHIDLRFVTRRLGMGGGLKEIEDKIGAARPPHLKGVHGWDAVLLWRAYLRRGDIEALRFLVEYNLYDAFQLRTLMDVTYNRGADDLNQDVPRLPVFDRGDVLYDVSRVILELGPTERDLDTLARVRAMEQDT; encoded by the coding sequence ATGTTGCAGCGAACCTTCCAGCACATCCCCGGAGTGGGGCCGTGGCGCGAGAAGGACTTGTGGTCGCGCGGCATCCGCACCTGGGATGACTTCCCCGAGGCGGGCACCGGCATCGCCATCAGCCGCAAGTCCGATGACGTGGCGCGCGCGCGGATCGCCCAGGCGCGCGAGGCGTTGGCGCGCAGGGACCTCCATGCGCTGGCGCAGCTCCTGCCATCCCGCGAGCACTGGCGGCTGTATCCAGAGTTCGCGCAGGAGGCCGTCTACTTCGACATCGAAACGGACGGCAGCAAGACGCAGGTCCCCACGGTGGTGAGCCTGTTCGATGCCTCGGGCCTGAGTGTCTTCGTCCAGGGCCGCAACATGGACGCGCTGCCCGAGGCGATGGCGGCCCGGCGGTTGTGGGTGACGTTCAACGGCTCCTGCTTCGATGTCCCAGTGCTGAAGGACTACTTCGGCCCCGGGCGCTTCCCGGCGCCCGCGGCGCACATCGACCTGCGGTTCGTCACGCGGCGACTGGGCATGGGCGGTGGGCTGAAGGAGATCGAAGACAAGATCGGCGCCGCGCGGCCTCCGCACCTCAAGGGCGTGCACGGCTGGGACGCGGTGCTGCTGTGGCGTGCCTATTTGCGTCGCGGCGACATCGAAGCCCTGCGCTTCCTCGTCGAGTACAACCTGTACGACGCGTTCCAGCTCCGGACGTTGATGGACGTGACGTACAACCGGGGCGCCGACGATCTGAACCAGGACGTTCCTCGGCTGCCGGTGTTCGATCGCGGCGACGTGCTCTACGACGTGAGCCGCGTCATCCTGGAGCTGGGCCCCACCGAGCGCGACCTCGACACGCTCGCGCGCGTGCGCGCCATGGAGCAGGACACCTGA